CAGTTTGCACAATGAAAACCACAACATGAACACATTTTCCAAAGGAAAAAGTGTGAGAGACAAGTTTTAGAGATACAGTTTTACACAACAATTTCATAAAGCCTACATTCAGAAATTCATTTTCCTTTgaagcatttatatatttatttttgcagaaaaaaaagacgTTTTAGTACAATTTTGTAATGAATAAGTTATCaagcattttaaattaatgcaaaatgatataattttaaacaaaaattatgtttataacCATGTTCGTTctatttaatgttcattttagaCATTGATTAGTTCACATGCAGTTGTTCAAAACAGATAATGCATCAGTGCACAAACTcaaaaacaatatgtaaaaagCCAATTTGAGAAGTGATAAGGCCAATTTTCATGAATGATTGCAAGAGAGCTCTTTAGAAATAGGCCGCAGACAAGATACAGGGATGGGGCCAGCCAAAGACTAAAGGTTTTATTCAAAGGTAAGGTCTGTAAAACTGAATGTGGTGTAAAAGTTCTTTATGATTCATTGTCCAAACCTGCATATAGACTACAGCCTCTATTTGAAACGCAGCACAGAATTTAAAAATTCTGaaactttcttcttcttttctacaATAAATGCAACAACAGCAAGAAAACCCATTCCCATGCTTCAATTGCTTTCTTTGCAATTTCTGATTTTGTTTGTCACATGTAAGTGAGGTTATgtccttttaaaacttttatttcatgagttttggttccttgccgctgtcgcctttaGCTTGTTTAGTTGGGGAAACTTCActtattgcaaatgattgcacagataatatttaaactgaactgagctgcatgatgacatcactgaattcaatgatgaactgcctttaactgtcattttgcattattgacaccaCTGATCTAGATAAtgattgacacactgttttcctaatgaatgttgttcagctgctttgacacaatctgtgttgtttaaagtgctatataaataaaggtgacatgacTATATCACATTAAGTAGATTTTATGGTTTCGGCATTGTTTGTAATTTGACATTTTGAATCCCTTTTTTGAACctattgtttttctttgtttttcatgtatttttacagACTGGACCTATATGTTTTCTCCTTGGTTTCATGCACTGCAATAAAACTTTATCtttatcaatttatttgaatTGATTAAAAACATGCAGATTAGTTGTGCTAAAGCACATTTATCTCAGATGACCTGTTTAGATAAAACATCCATGCTGTGTATTTATAGCTGGCccttttatgttttgtttgcaTGAGCACTGTCTTTAGCGTGATCTTTGTCTTCTTTGAgagaaaaaatatacatattttctaaataataaaatacaggtGAGTGGCTTGTTTTAATTAATGCCAGTTTTGTTTTCATGCTATCATTTTAATTCCATATTTGACTTAATTGCAAATCGAATtcaattagaataaaaaaagtgCAGTCATtctaataaatattgaaataaacccATAGAGTAAATCCATTATAAAATCAGGTTATGAACAAAACTGACCGTGCTTATTAGATTTTTGATAACCTTGCTTATTTTACTTCTCACGTATAGGATAATGGAAATGCAGATGTTTTTCATACTTTGGATTTTTGTAATGCCTTATTTTACAGACTCAACTGCAGCTAAAGGTAAGATTCAAAATTGCACAGATAGTTTTAATTATAAAGAAACACTCAAAATACATTCCAGACACTGGTTGTAACATTTCACTGCAATTCACTTTTTAATTAGAGCAAGTTCTCACTCATtaacttttatctttttttttttttttaagaaaacgttaCTATTAATTTTTGTTACGTTTTATGAATTATTCATAATTTCATAAACTTTTTTCTGAAAATGCCTTAATTAGCTTATAACCGCGATATGTTGTAGAAGATGGTTttctataacattttatatttgaactGTCTTGCACAGGTGTTTCTTCTTGGCAATAATGGTGGAAATGTAACTGTTGCCTTTTGTATAAACTTATCTATACAAAAAATTACTGAAAAGCAAGCAAACAGATAATTTTTAAACTTCTGAATTTTGACTTATTCATATACTTGTTTTATAATACTGACTATAGTGCTTTATCAATTTCAGCCAGAAATCTTGCTTTATATGGCAAGGCCACACAATCAGACCTGGTCGAGAACCCTTGGTCAGCAGATGGCCATGCTAGTAATGCTATTGATGGCAATCGTGACCCACATTATCACCACGGATCTTGTACTGCTACTACATTGCAAGAAGACCCTTGGTGGAGGCTAGACTTACTAGACAAGTATGTAGTGACCTCCATAACTATCACCAACCGAAAAGACTGCTGTCCTGAAAGGCTTAATGGAGCTGAGATACACATTGGGGACTCTCTGCTGAACAATGGCAACAGCAATCCACTGTAAGAAAACTACCCtacaactattttaaaagaaCAATGTGATGAGGTTATATACACACGATCCTGTACTGTTCATCTGCTGTTGTTTTTATACAGGGCTGGAAAGATTTCATCCATTCCAGGTGGGAGATCCCTCACTTTCAAATGGAAGAAAGGCATTCCGGGCCGTTACATCAATGTGTTCATACATGGATCTCAAGTTCTTACCGTCTGCGAGGTCGAGGTTTACGGTTATCCAGCTCCTGATGGTGAGAAGGATTGAAACTGTGTAACTCTGATAAAAGTAATTAAGCAAAACATAGAATGCTTACTATAATCTATATATTCAAAAAATTTCAATAaagcaatgttttttatttaacaaagttGTTGTCTTGTAATCCATTTCTAGACAGTAAGACAAGTTCTTTGTTCTTCCAACTGTTGTTTTAGGTGAAAATGTGGCATTACAAGGGAGAGCTACACAGAGTTCTCTCTATGGAAACGGCTTTGCATTCAATGTTGTTGATGGGAACAAAGATGCTGTTTACGTTCATGGATCCTGTTCCCACACCGAAAAAGCTCTCAATCCCTGGTGGAGACTGGACCTGCTGAAAAGGCACAAGGTGTTTTCAGTAGTAATCACAAACACAGCAGACAATGTTCCTGAAAGACTGAATGGGGCAGAAATCAGAATCGGAAGCAGCTTGGACCAAAATGGCAATAACAATCCCAGGTAAGTGAATTCAGCTCTAAACCTCTTTATTTctctttaaatacatttagaatttacTGTAGTATGCTAAAAAAAGTTACATGTAACTTGGTTACAAACGGTGTAGCTGCTGGGTTTGCTTCGGATGTGGATGGCATTTCAAAGTTTCTCAAGATGCTTACCTCACCTTTTCTTCAGGTGTGCCGTGATCTCTTCCATTCCTGCTGGTTTTTCCTCCACCTTTGAATGTGATGGGATGGAAGGACGTTACATTAATGTTGTTATCCCAGGACGGGAGGAATATCTTTCACTGTGTGAGGTTGAAGTGTACGGTTCACCACTGGATTGAGAAGCACTTgcttcttttttaaatgtaagataaaaaaaaaaactcattgcaAAGCTCTCATAaagttttaatgaaattaattataTTCCATAATACAAACATGAGGGTGTAAAGAAGAATGCTGCATAGAAATACTAAGGCCCAGACTGACCCCTAGTGGAGGGTGGACCTGTAGAAAATGCCCCTTATAACCAAAACCAAGAGATGATTAATGTTCTCACCTGATAAACTGTGATGCTAACTGATGAACTGAAACTCATATAATGCTATGGATATATTTTTTGCATACAGTGTTCTAATCTACTATTTCACCAGACTCTCCATGTTCTGCTCTTTttcttaacataaaaaaataaagagtgtTTGTTTGTTAAGATATGACAAAGGGCAGCAGCTAGAATTTTGTTATTCTAGCGCTAATCATATTGACTCTAAAAGCCAttctattattatgttatttagcTTCATTAAAACTCTGGATTTCTCAAAACGATTATGTTTTCTTACTCAGCAGGATTCCCAGCATTCCAGGTCATCGACGACCGTAAAACGCAGTGTAGAACACTCATCATTGCCACTCAGAAGGCTTAATAAAATTAGAGTTGGACATATTTTGTTTCTCCCTTCAGTAACTATCCACAGCACACTATGAACAAATAAGTCAATTTCCTTGTGGTAATTATCTTTTCTGAGAAATAATAATGAGAATACAATAGGCAAAATAATACTGAGGTTTAGTTCATTCATCCAAAGACTACATTTCCCAAAATGCATTGTTCTGTGTACCAGaatattaaaaaaagtgaaagtgacatacagccaagtatggtgacccatactcagaatttgtgctctgcatttaacgcatccaatgtaaacacacacacacacacacacacacgcacagcagTGGGCatacatttatgctgcggcgcccgggaagcatttgggggttcagtgccttgctcaagggcacctcagtcatgttaTTGttagcccgagactcaaacccattaggaatcaaactctctaaccccTAGGCCACAACTTTCCCCGAACCCTCATTCTCGCAATCTTTTGCTTTTTCTGAACACATTTCGCTTTAAGATACGTAAGGTAAATGTAAACATAGGTGTCATGGAAAGTCAATAGCACCTCTTTTTACGATTCCTCATTTGTTCTTTGAAATATGACAAAACTTTGTCTTTTAAAtgatttgcattcatttttgtttattctgACATTTGTGTTTATTAATTCAACGATCAAGCTGTAaccaaaataatgatttattgagACTTTTCCTAAATTATCCAATTTGTCAATTCAAGCCCAAAATTTTAAGTGAATTTGTTTATATCTGGTTTTTATTCCAGTACAATAAGTACTTCTTAACGTGTAACTTGGCCCTAGGCGAAGCATTATAAAGCAAACCCACTGAATCTTCAGTCTCCAGATTGAAACAGGAACATGAAGACCTCGTTTTGAAAGCATGTGGAGCAAAGTCCCTGCAGATTGGTGCGAACTAATATTCAGACTTTGTGGAGCAGTTATGGTGAAATATTATGAGTCCACTTGGAGGGATGTGACTCTCCCTCTGTGGTTGTCAAACATGTGATGTTTCCCCAAAACCAGAAACATCCAGGGGGCTGGAACACAGACATATCTCACCAGTGCAAGGTGCGATCCCATCAAGTAGAAAGTCAGCCACACTACCAAAGAACGCTGCCACGCAGTCATTTGGTGATGAGcagttgtttgttttattaagacCTTGATGTTGTAGGATTCCCAGTGAGAAAAACCTATGttaaaaatgctgaaataaaggcctgcctacTCTGGATTGCCAACTTTCATGTGTTTTTCCTCAGTGTCGCCCCAAAAAGACTTTGGCCAGCACATATTGGCATTTAGAAACAAGGCCCGAAAAGAAGCCACGTCAGATCAGAAACTCAAAGCAGACGCTGCAGAGATACACAGCATTCTCAACATCTGCTCTTTTAAGGCAATTCTGCATGGTGATGCAAAACTAATTTCTGATTCTCCAAAGACGTTTTACAGGTTGCAGCTTTTGATTTTCAGTATGTTGGTGGAGGGTGTGGGATGAaagatgttatttatttgtttggtcaACTGTATGGACGAGAAGGAGTGTGAAAATAGAGTGCATGGCCTTCTGGATCACATATTTTTCCCCCCAGAGCTACAATCGATCTGAAACAGAGGGGAAAATATATGGCTTAACGtttataataacaaaatacaCTGGACTGTAAATGATTCTTGGGGCTGTACTGAAAAATTCTGATTATTTCAGAGCTGGCTTTTATTCTGTAtgtaattatgagattaaaacatatttctattttgtgtttgtgtgttctgtaTTAGTGATGCAAAGACCGATTCATTTCCGCGAATCGGTTCTTTTCGGACAGATCGGCTCATTGAACCGGTTCAAAAAGGCGATTCATCCGTTCCTGGTTATCAAGCAATACGTATTTATTTTCTAACAACTCAGTGCAATGTTGTATCAATGAAAAATTTGTGTAAACACATATTGGGTAAACACATATtgaaacattcaaaaataaagtTATCTGTGTGAAAGCATATTGCTGACTGTAATTCACTTAAATTAATGGTGTTTGTTGTAACAGTTTTATTCGCGGATCTTTTATGTCAGATACGACTGACTGACCCATTCTGACTAGCCTGTACAACTTGGATAAAATTCCTAAAAGTTTCACAGCAGCACACAGATGAACAAACGCGGATAGCTACGTAATGGCTACGTAAAGAATGACTAAAACGTATAAACTCATTGATTTCGCTTAAGcaactttaaatataatatgcatgcacaataaactattgtaaaatttatttacaacactcgacgaaaatgtatttttggctcaAAAGAACGATTAGTTCAAGAACCGAACACTACTGTtctgtattaattaatttgtaatatttagcaTACCAACACACTAATCTTTCATAGTAACATTTTATGATTACAATTATAAAGGTATCATATAGGCTACCTTCTTTAGGAATTTGGCTTTATTCTGTATGTAATGTGAACACTTGTTTGGGAgatttaaaaatacttatttctattaaatatttatatttatttagattgtTTTAGAATCTGTTGTTTAATGTaaacatattgtttttaaaaacaacacatttaataTTTGATGTTAAAGCATTCACCCTCATCTTTCATAAAAACTTACAATTATGCTAAATTAGAAAATTAGAAAATAGAAATctcttcaaggtttttttttttttttttttttttttttttaccaaaaatgctctctatataaaaaatgctTATATAAAAATTCAAGGCTGTTTGTATTACTCCTTTTGACTGATTGGTGAACTAATATAAAGTTATGGGAAAATATTCTGTTTTTATCTACACAAAAAAGTTATCTAGTTGTCTACATATTTTATCTAGTTTAgatgcatttaatgtaaaataaataaataaaggaaataaaacattttattggcCGGAGAGAACCTGTCTTCCTGCAGTTTATGGAGTTGTGTGGTACAGAATTAGAAAAGCCTTCTCTTTTCACGAACCGATGTTTGTCTTTTAAGATACCTTCGCTTTTATGCTGAACTAGTAACAGCCTTCAATACCCCATAGCTATATTCAATAAGAGAAAGAAATCGCTAAGCTGATCTCAGGTAAGTGCATTCGTGCTTTTTTTATGTCTGTGGAAACATCTACAAATGTACGGAACTGTCTGCCCTGTTCTGCTGTGCTGACGACATTTCCGGAGTTACGCCCGACTCCATTTTACACGAAAACATTATTTGGGGAAGATATTTATACTCGGGTACatacatatgtttttatttttcttcaggtGCCTTCAAAAGACTatctttatttgaatgttatTTCATATCGAGCGTTCTTGCTGTCTGTGGGATTAACGTTGAGCCTCTAGCTCACTGGCTAGCTAGCTGGTCATTATCTGATGTTTGTGTTCTGTGCATGTTACGTTACTATTAATTTATCGTTTAACATCATTTTAAAGAGATAACTTTAGCAATTCGTATGCATTTTCTGATTAAGTAGACCAACACGTAATCTGAGATCATTATATGTGATGTAACGTTGTTTTGATTAGTTGCCTAGTAGTGCTAACGTTCTATCTGTATACAGTTAACTTAGGTGTTTGGTGACAGAACATGATGCATTTATTTTCgtattaattattgttttattgcattgttttatgttatttaataattaactttTGTTGAAAAGCTTCTTCCATCGTCACATATGTAAATGTCACATGTTAAGTAGTAAATAATTTGAGCTGTATGTTATTATATGTAGATGTGGTCCAACTGCCAGGATCATTTCGCCCAGTTAATAATTTGTGTGACTTTTGAGCACGTCTCACACACAAATTGAAGATTTGACCCTAGGATTTGTTCTAGGTGTTAAGCATGTAATGAGCTTATCGCCTCATTTTTAACTAGC
The nucleotide sequence above comes from Carassius gibelio isolate Cgi1373 ecotype wild population from Czech Republic chromosome B16, carGib1.2-hapl.c, whole genome shotgun sequence. Encoded proteins:
- the si:ch211-215k15.4 gene encoding fucolectin-3; this encodes MEMQMFFILWIFVMPYFTDSTAAKARNLALYGKATQSDLVENPWSADGHASNAIDGNRDPHYHHGSCTATTLQEDPWWRLDLLDKYVVTSITITNRKDCCPERLNGAEIHIGDSLLNNGNSNPLAGKISSIPGGRSLTFKWKKGIPGRYINVFIHGSQVLTVCEVEVYGYPAPDGENVALQGRATQSSLYGNGFAFNVVDGNKDAVYVHGSCSHTEKALNPWWRLDLLKRHKVFSVVITNTADNVPERLNGAEIRIGSSLDQNGNNNPRCAVISSIPAGFSSTFECDGMEGRYINVVIPGREEYLSLCEVEVYGSPLD